The following proteins are co-located in the Candidatus Hydrogenedentota bacterium genome:
- a CDS encoding MFS transporter, which translates to MFKPHHRQFGAAFLFDFAMVCGLTASPFYIFNVLEGGAGMSGVITGLQWALYAAASIVSARYVGRLSNGLVMGIIGGLGFAIVFPLGVALPNPYFYVALTTIGMVFPALYWPAMQSWVGAEPDPATRTRRLALYNVSWTMGLTCAPFATWVLSPIDYRLPFLATALAAGGAVALVAGLPHESRMTAADADDTRTANIGHTKRSEACLYSAWFSLVLGSTLFNAVTAVFSFRMEELADAGALCLVKAGDGTPLTAAPVVYFSVLAIIMNATRAGTSLIMGHTHAWQHRFWVLLMFQAAAAAAFWVLSFTTSLVVMTLCCAVVGTAAGVCFFASQAYSVANPVKKHQRVSIHEGMVGLGSLLGAVGFGLLAEWRGTPWPFANTPVFVALGLILEAALLRMGYRIVRQNILARKPAQDAAG; encoded by the coding sequence ATGTTCAAACCACACCATAGACAATTCGGAGCCGCGTTCCTGTTCGATTTCGCCATGGTCTGCGGGCTTACGGCTTCTCCCTTTTACATTTTCAATGTGCTGGAAGGGGGGGCGGGCATGTCCGGAGTCATCACGGGGCTCCAATGGGCGTTGTACGCCGCCGCAAGCATCGTTTCCGCCCGGTACGTGGGACGCCTCTCCAACGGCCTCGTCATGGGCATTATTGGCGGCCTGGGTTTCGCGATCGTTTTCCCCTTGGGCGTCGCGCTGCCCAATCCGTATTTTTACGTTGCCCTGACCACCATCGGCATGGTGTTCCCTGCCCTGTACTGGCCGGCCATGCAGTCGTGGGTTGGCGCAGAGCCTGACCCGGCCACGCGTACGCGGCGCTTGGCCCTTTACAACGTCTCGTGGACCATGGGTCTCACCTGCGCGCCATTCGCGACGTGGGTCCTGTCGCCGATCGACTACCGTTTGCCGTTCCTGGCCACGGCCCTTGCGGCAGGGGGCGCCGTAGCCCTTGTGGCCGGTCTGCCCCACGAATCCCGCATGACCGCCGCGGACGCTGACGACACCCGCACCGCGAACATCGGACACACCAAGCGCAGCGAAGCGTGCCTTTATTCGGCCTGGTTCTCCCTGGTACTCGGCAGCACGCTTTTCAACGCGGTAACGGCTGTCTTCAGCTTCCGCATGGAAGAGCTGGCGGACGCCGGCGCCCTGTGTCTGGTAAAAGCGGGTGACGGCACTCCCCTGACCGCCGCGCCCGTCGTCTACTTTTCCGTGTTGGCCATCATCATGAACGCTACGCGGGCGGGTACCTCGCTCATCATGGGACACACCCACGCCTGGCAGCACCGGTTCTGGGTGCTTCTGATGTTTCAGGCAGCCGCCGCGGCCGCGTTCTGGGTGCTGTCGTTTACCACGAGCCTCGTCGTCATGACCCTGTGCTGCGCGGTTGTGGGAACTGCCGCCGGCGTATGTTTCTTTGCCAGCCAGGCATACAGCGTGGCCAATCCGGTCAAGAAACATCAGCGGGTATCCATTCACGAAGGTATGGTCGGGCTGGGCTCCCTGCTCGGCGCAGTCGGGTTCGGCCTCCTTGCCGAATGGCGCGGAACGCCCTGGCCCTTCGCCAACACCCCCGTCTTCGTGGCCTTGGGTCTCATCCTCGAAGCGGCGCTGCTTCGCATGGGATACCGCATCGTGCGCCAGAACATCCTCGCGAGAAAGCCCGCGCAGGACGCCGCCGGGTAA
- the rfbC gene encoding dTDP-4-dehydrorhamnose 3,5-epimerase — protein sequence MPVDLIPTAIEGVLEVRTKRFNDERGFFSEAYSRKVWSEAGFNETFVQDCQSKSAKGVLRGMHYQLAPHGMGKLVRVISGKIFDVGIDLRRKSPTFGKWIGRELSAENNLALYFPPSFAHGFVALEDDSLVYYKCTSIHVPEAERAICYDDPDVGIDWPVAPTIISQKDKAAPRFQQAEYNF from the coding sequence ATGCCGGTGGATTTGATTCCAACCGCAATCGAGGGGGTCCTGGAGGTACGCACAAAGCGATTCAACGACGAACGTGGCTTCTTCTCGGAAGCGTATTCGCGGAAGGTCTGGTCTGAAGCGGGTTTCAACGAAACCTTCGTCCAAGACTGCCAGAGCAAATCGGCTAAAGGTGTGCTCAGGGGCATGCATTATCAATTGGCGCCCCACGGAATGGGCAAGCTGGTTCGCGTTATTTCCGGCAAAATATTCGACGTCGGTATCGACTTGCGCCGAAAATCGCCTACTTTCGGCAAATGGATCGGGCGCGAACTCAGCGCCGAGAACAATCTGGCTCTGTACTTTCCTCCGTCCTTTGCTCATGGTTTTGTGGCACTTGAGGACGACTCCCTGGTCTATTACAAATGCACGAGTATCCATGTCCCCGAGGCCGAACGGGCCATTTGCTACGATGACCCGGACGTAGGCATTGACTGGCCGGTGGCGCCGACGATAATCAGCCAGAAGGACAAGGCCGCTCCACGATTTCAGCAAGCGGAATACAATTTCTGA
- a CDS encoding SDR family oxidoreductase produces MTKILVGGGAGFIGSTLVPVLQEHGYEVTVVDLLWFGNRLPEGTRVLQRQLFDLTEKDLEGYDQIVFLAGLSNDPMAEFSPARNFVENGALPSYLAFIAKKAGVQRFIYASSCSIYGYTVNTLYDEDSPVTCNYPYGISKLQGERGVMQLQGDGFSTIALRQGTVCGYSPRMRFDLIINTMFRCGLINGKITINNPSIWRPLLDVRDTCAAFLRAIQADPSINGPFNVAYDNFTVGQVGDIVREELMELTGKHIAIEVANQQDFRNYKVTCEKARTCLGFNPKYSVADTVRNLYQHLSEFGDFSDKRFYNIQVFKELEQRRAVK; encoded by the coding sequence ATGACCAAGATTCTTGTGGGCGGCGGCGCGGGTTTTATCGGGTCCACACTCGTTCCTGTTTTGCAGGAGCACGGGTACGAGGTTACGGTGGTCGATCTGTTGTGGTTCGGAAACAGGCTGCCGGAAGGAACTCGCGTGCTGCAGAGACAGTTATTTGACCTTACCGAGAAAGATCTGGAAGGGTATGACCAGATCGTCTTTCTCGCAGGGCTCTCGAACGATCCCATGGCCGAGTTCAGCCCCGCCCGCAACTTCGTTGAAAACGGGGCTCTGCCCTCTTACTTGGCCTTTATTGCTAAGAAGGCAGGCGTGCAACGCTTTATCTATGCCAGTTCCTGTTCAATCTACGGGTACACCGTTAATACACTTTATGACGAAGATTCTCCGGTTACATGTAATTATCCCTATGGGATCTCGAAATTGCAGGGGGAACGCGGCGTCATGCAGTTACAGGGAGATGGGTTCTCAACAATCGCCCTGCGACAGGGCACGGTGTGTGGGTACAGCCCCCGCATGCGCTTCGACCTTATTATCAACACGATGTTCCGGTGCGGTTTGATCAATGGGAAGATTACGATCAACAACCCTTCCATCTGGCGCCCCTTGCTCGACGTGCGCGACACCTGTGCGGCGTTCTTGAGAGCCATTCAGGCCGACCCATCCATAAACGGGCCGTTCAATGTCGCCTACGACAACTTCACCGTAGGCCAGGTCGGCGACATCGTGCGCGAGGAACTCATGGAGTTGACCGGCAAACACATCGCCATAGAGGTCGCGAATCAGCAGGATTTCCGAAACTACAAGGTAACATGCGAGAAAGCGCGCACCTGCCTCGGATTCAACCCCAAGTATTCGGTAGCGGACACGGTGCGGAACCTTTACCAGCATCTGAGTGAATTCGGCGACTTCTCGGACAAGCGCTTCTATAATATCCAAGTGTTCAAGGAGCTGGAACAGCGCAGAGCGGTCAAATAG
- the rfbD gene encoding dTDP-4-dehydrorhamnose reductase, producing the protein MKVLVIGAAGQLGRDVSRVFQDATLIEADLSGAKVPLDLCDPERVRALIADELRPDIVINTAAAHNVPECEKDPAQAFAVNASGVRDLARICHHARARLVHISTDYVFGNGARRPYVETDAPAPLNVYGASKVAGEYLAAAECRDLLIVRTSAIYGHAPCRAKGGKNFVELMLHLAATKGAVKVVTDEVVSPTFTLALARQIRLAVEKAEPGVYHATSQGECSWFDFARAIFEETNTRVRLDKATSADFPSPVRRPDYSVLDNKHLREQGLDIMPGWRESLQEYFREKP; encoded by the coding sequence ATGAAGGTCCTTGTTATTGGCGCGGCAGGCCAGTTAGGACGGGACGTCTCCCGCGTGTTCCAAGACGCGACGCTCATCGAAGCGGATCTATCCGGCGCCAAGGTGCCGCTGGACTTGTGCGATCCCGAGCGCGTCCGGGCTCTTATAGCCGATGAGCTGCGGCCCGACATCGTGATAAACACAGCGGCCGCACACAATGTCCCGGAATGCGAGAAGGACCCCGCTCAGGCATTTGCGGTCAACGCCTCGGGAGTCCGCGATTTGGCCCGGATTTGCCATCACGCCCGTGCCCGGCTGGTCCATATCAGCACGGACTACGTTTTTGGTAATGGCGCCCGGCGTCCCTATGTCGAAACCGATGCGCCGGCGCCCCTGAACGTGTATGGGGCCTCGAAGGTCGCGGGCGAGTACCTGGCGGCAGCGGAGTGCCGCGACCTTCTGATTGTCCGCACGTCCGCAATCTACGGGCATGCCCCGTGCCGGGCCAAGGGCGGAAAGAACTTCGTTGAGCTTATGCTCCATCTGGCCGCAACCAAGGGCGCCGTCAAAGTGGTAACCGATGAGGTTGTCTCCCCCACTTTCACGTTGGCCTTGGCGCGCCAGATTCGCCTGGCAGTCGAAAAGGCCGAACCGGGGGTGTACCATGCCACCAGCCAGGGTGAATGCAGCTGGTTTGACTTCGCCCGTGCCATATTCGAAGAGACAAACACCCGGGTGCGCCTCGACAAAGCCACCAGCGCCGACTTCCCGTCGCCGGTGCGCCGGCCGGATTATTCGGTGCTGGACAATAAACATCTGCGAGAGCAAGGGCTCGACATCATGCCGGGCTGGCGCGAAAGCCTCCAAGAGTATTTCCGCGAGAAACCGTAG
- a CDS encoding glycosyltransferase family 2 protein, with protein MRPGESERADAKSNGPAPRVGAVVLTWNDYEMAQRCIASLYENGYPDFEVFLVDNGSRFDTITPLKAAFPKLHIIALDKNYGFTGGCNRGMEKALEAGADYVFLLNNDTIVASNAIAELVNEMEKRPDAAMASALVLNPGDDKTIQSYRSIIRRDRAWIERPDTNVTWSKAFEKTIETDFAPACAVMFRREALETVGLFDESLFTNWEDYDLCIRFADAGWKILVVGKAEVVHAHGMTTGLVSPFIIYYGVRNRFICLVRHGRAIGILRNSIFLLRSCWGKVKSYGLTNWPCHKAAFAALVHFLLGVRGPGFDKLKRDDAVTGRKTES; from the coding sequence GTGAGACCAGGGGAATCCGAGAGAGCCGATGCGAAAAGCAACGGTCCGGCGCCGCGGGTTGGGGCCGTTGTCCTGACTTGGAACGATTACGAGATGGCGCAAAGGTGTATCGCTTCCTTATATGAAAACGGCTACCCTGACTTTGAAGTCTTTCTTGTGGACAATGGTTCCCGTTTTGACACCATCACCCCCCTGAAGGCGGCCTTTCCGAAGCTGCACATCATTGCCCTGGACAAGAATTACGGCTTTACCGGCGGCTGCAACCGGGGCATGGAAAAAGCCCTGGAAGCGGGCGCCGACTACGTGTTCCTTCTCAACAACGACACCATTGTTGCCAGTAACGCCATAGCTGAACTGGTGAATGAAATGGAGAAACGCCCTGATGCGGCGATGGCAAGCGCCCTGGTCTTGAACCCGGGCGATGACAAGACCATACAATCCTACCGCTCTATTATCCGCCGGGATAGGGCGTGGATAGAGCGGCCTGACACAAACGTCACATGGTCGAAGGCTTTTGAGAAGACCATAGAGACGGACTTTGCGCCGGCGTGTGCGGTGATGTTTCGAAGGGAGGCCCTGGAAACCGTCGGCCTATTTGATGAGTCCTTGTTCACGAATTGGGAAGACTACGATCTTTGCATTCGGTTTGCCGATGCGGGGTGGAAGATTCTCGTGGTGGGCAAGGCGGAGGTTGTTCATGCTCATGGCATGACTACCGGACTCGTTTCGCCGTTCATCATCTATTATGGCGTGCGTAACAGGTTCATATGCCTTGTACGGCACGGCCGGGCAATCGGCATCCTTCGAAACAGCATATTCCTGCTGCGTTCGTGCTGGGGGAAGGTGAAGTCGTACGGCTTAACCAACTGGCCCTGTCATAAAGCCGCGTTCGCGGCCCTGGTCCATTTCCTTCTCGGAGTGCGTGGTCCCGGATTCGACAAACTGAAGCGGGATGACGCGGTCACCGGCAGAAAGACCGAAAGCTAA
- a CDS encoding RidA family protein yields the protein MNKWCIFSKNGPPAQGPYSHAVAAGNLLFVSGQGPVAPDGSGVKKGSLEDEVRLTLTNLKMILEDAGSGLQHVVKVNVYLADMNSFSEFNEIYKEYFPMNPPARTCIQAGRLPFDIKVEIEAIAVVPD from the coding sequence ATGAATAAGTGGTGCATCTTCTCGAAGAATGGGCCTCCCGCGCAGGGCCCCTACTCGCATGCGGTGGCAGCGGGAAATCTGCTTTTCGTTTCCGGCCAAGGCCCTGTTGCGCCCGACGGAAGCGGCGTGAAGAAGGGCTCTCTCGAGGACGAAGTTCGCCTGACATTGACCAATCTGAAAATGATTCTCGAAGATGCCGGCTCCGGACTCCAACATGTCGTCAAGGTGAATGTGTATCTGGCAGACATGAACAGCTTCAGCGAGTTTAACGAGATATATAAAGAATACTTCCCAATGAATCCCCCCGCAAGAACATGTATTCAAGCGGGAAGACTGCCGTTTGATATCAAGGTTGAGATTGAAGCCATTGCGGTCGTCCCGGACTAG
- a CDS encoding tetratricopeptide repeat protein produces the protein MRKRINDRFRVLLLLSALVLGGLSHAQDVEHSAPEWNALGVEHYSAGDWVNALQCFLQAAALVPDNQTVLRNLSNAYQAYAGQLAEAGDYSTAAQQLEESIKVDSDNPMPRIQLGSYFLRMGLVQDAIARLEEAILLAPENLDAHELLGDAYYQDNDLSAALAQWEFVAEVNPGRAGLQEKLEKGYREDAVEYNFRGLRSRHFEIGHAPETDHGLIRQTLTVLEHAYRDIGRNFGNIFPPTPIQVKVYIADDFARATALGPHVAAIYDGTIRLPVSDDTGSLITPEELRRLLYHEYTHVVVRYLCREKAPWWLNEGLAETFSDELSPRDVAFLRQAYDNNELIPFDRIQESQVRMASEYDLRLAYRQAHAATRYLWRRYGTQGLVPMMDALAQGIPPEEALLQSYKLNYDRLLKDVVGSVVRNGY, from the coding sequence ATGAGGAAACGGATTAATGATCGGTTTCGGGTGCTCTTGCTCCTGTCCGCGCTGGTTCTGGGCGGCCTGAGCCACGCGCAAGACGTTGAGCATAGCGCGCCGGAATGGAATGCCCTCGGTGTTGAGCATTATTCCGCGGGCGATTGGGTCAACGCTCTCCAATGCTTCTTGCAGGCAGCCGCGCTCGTTCCAGACAATCAGACCGTCTTGCGAAACCTCTCGAACGCGTATCAAGCGTATGCAGGACAGCTTGCCGAGGCAGGAGACTATTCCACAGCGGCCCAACAGCTCGAGGAGTCCATAAAGGTCGATTCCGACAATCCCATGCCCAGGATTCAGCTCGGGTCGTATTTTCTTCGCATGGGACTCGTTCAGGATGCCATCGCCAGGCTGGAAGAAGCCATACTGCTGGCGCCGGAGAACCTGGATGCCCACGAACTTCTCGGAGATGCGTATTACCAGGATAACGACCTGTCCGCCGCGTTGGCTCAATGGGAATTCGTGGCGGAGGTAAACCCCGGCCGCGCCGGTCTCCAGGAGAAACTGGAAAAGGGGTACCGCGAAGATGCCGTAGAGTACAATTTCCGCGGTCTTCGGTCCAGGCACTTCGAAATCGGACATGCCCCTGAGACGGACCACGGTCTTATTCGGCAAACCTTGACCGTGTTGGAGCACGCATACAGAGACATCGGCCGGAATTTCGGAAACATCTTTCCTCCAACCCCTATCCAGGTCAAAGTCTACATCGCCGACGACTTCGCTCGCGCCACAGCCCTTGGCCCTCACGTGGCGGCAATCTACGACGGTACGATTCGGCTTCCCGTAAGCGACGATACGGGCAGCCTGATCACCCCGGAGGAGCTGCGCCGCCTGCTTTACCACGAATACACGCATGTCGTGGTCCGTTACCTTTGCCGGGAAAAAGCGCCATGGTGGCTCAACGAGGGGCTGGCGGAAACGTTTTCGGACGAGCTTTCGCCGCGCGATGTCGCTTTCCTCCGGCAGGCCTATGACAACAACGAACTTATCCCATTTGACCGGATTCAAGAATCCCAGGTGAGAATGGCAAGCGAATACGACCTGCGGCTGGCCTACCGCCAGGCCCATGCCGCCACGCGATACCTCTGGCGGCGCTACGGAACCCAGGGGCTCGTCCCCATGATGGATGCCCTCGCTCAAGGGATACCCCCCGAAGAGGCGCTCCTGCAAAGTTACAAACTGAATTATGACCGATTGTTGAAGGACGTAGTGGGAAGTGTCGTCCGAAACGGATATTAG